One stretch of Cervus canadensis isolate Bull #8, Minnesota chromosome 5, ASM1932006v1, whole genome shotgun sequence DNA includes these proteins:
- the C5H2orf74 gene encoding LOW QUALITY PROTEIN: uncharacterized protein C2orf74 homolog (The sequence of the model RefSeq protein was modified relative to this genomic sequence to represent the inferred CDS: substituted 1 base at 1 genomic stop codon) produces the protein MNFETTEFTFFIILLICLSCIFLLLVVFLYKCSQSRTDEETEKGPCTENEGEDCPATHTEMNDLDNQEKXVCTLGCGGTPFLHGILVQRRSKEAMTTPLGNREDVEGEEENKTKEKRKPENAGENGQEDDYLQKPLIPVTGSPSVVDNHKRPLKGVTFSREVIVVDLGKDNPIARSYTRLHKERK, from the exons ATGAACTTTGAAACCACAGAATTCACTTTCTTCATCATCCTTCTAATTTGCCTCAGTTGCATCTTCCTTTTATTGGTGgtttttttatataaatg TTCCCAAAGCAGGacagatgaagagacagaaaaaggtCCTTGTACAGAAAATGAAGGTGAAGATTGTCCAGCTACTCATACAGAGATGAATGATTTAGACAACCAAGAAAAGTAAGTCTGCACCTTAGGATGTGGTGGAACACCATTTTT GCATGGCATTCTCGTCCAGAGACGGAGTAAAGAAGCGATGACCACACCCTTAGGAaatagagaggatgtggagggtgaagaagagaacaaaacaaaagagaaacgAAAGCCTGAGAATGCTGGAGAAAATGGTCAAGAG GATGACTATTTGCAAAAACCACTCATACCTGTCACTGGAAGTCCTTCAGTTGTTGATAACCATAAAAGACCCTTAAAAGGAGTAACATTTTCTAGGGAGGTAATCGTTGTGGACCTTGGAAAGGACAATCCTATAGCTCGAAGCTATACTCGATTACataaagagagaaagtga